A stretch of the Zeugodacus cucurbitae isolate PBARC_wt_2022May chromosome 6, idZeuCucr1.2, whole genome shotgun sequence genome encodes the following:
- the Inos_0 gene encoding inositol-3-phosphate synthase: MKVDTATLEVISPKVQISENYIETDYEYQTSHVKRSANGKIQVHPETAALKIRTDRRVPKLGLMLVGWGGNNGSTLTAALEANRRQLQWRKRTGVQKANWFGSITQASTVLIGSDEDGKDVHIPMKDLVPMVDPDDIVVDGWDISAANIGDAMQRAQVLDVELQDQLYKHLSTLQPRPSIYDPDFIAANQSERADNLIKGTKFEQYEQLRRDIRDFKQKSGVDTVLVLWTANTERFCDVKEGLNTSMAELEASLKANKAEISPSTIFAMASIDEGCTYINGSPQNTFVPGLVELAEHKGIFIAGDDFKSGQTKLKSVLVDFLVGAGIKPVSIVSYNHLGNNDGKNLSAPQQFRSKEISKSNVVDDMVESNDVLYKPNEHPDHVVVIKYVPYVGDSKRAMDEYTSEIMMGGHNTLVIHNTCEDSLLASPLILDLVILGELCSRIQIKSNERADAPWVSFKPVLSLLSYLCKAPLVPRGTQVVNSLFRQRSAIENILRGCIGLPPNSHMMLEQRFNFASITNEPPTKKLKSVSNGCELNTKCANGHVAKASNGHYANGNANGHTNGLTH, from the exons GTTCACCCGGAGACAGCCGCGCTCAAAATACGCACCGATCGTCGTGTACCCAAATTGGGTTTAATGCTTGTCGGCTGGGGTGGCAACAATGGTTCCACACTGACAGCCGCCTTAGAGGCTAATCGTCGCCAATTGCAATGGCGTAAACGTACCGGTGTACAAAAGGCCAATTGGTTCGGTTCCATTACGCAAGCATCGACCGTACTGATTGGTTCCGATGAAGATGGCAAGGATGTGCATATACCAATGAAAGATCTCGTACCCATGGTCGATCCCGATGATATTGTCGTTGACGGTTGGGACATTAGTGCGGCGAATATCGGCGATGCCATGCAACGCGCACAAGTATTGGATGTCGAGTTGCAAGATCAATTGTACAAGCATTTATCGACGCTCCAGCCGCGTCCTTCAATTTACGATCCCGATTTTATTGCGGCCAATCAATCCGAACGCGCCGATAATCTGATTAAGGGCACCAAGTTTGAGCAGTACGAACAGTTGCGTCGTGATATACGTGATTTCAAGCAGAAGTCCGGTGTGGATACGGTGCTCGTATTATGGACGGCGAATACGGAACGTTTCTGTGATGTAAAAGAGGGACTGAATACCAGCATGGCTGAGTTGGAGGCATCGTTGAAGGCGAACAAAGCAGAGATATCGCCATCGACTATTTTCGCAATGGCCAGCATTGACGAGGGT TGCACCTATATCAATGGCTCGCCGCAAAATACTTTTGTACCTGGTCTAGTTGAATTAGCCGAACATAAGGGAATTTTCATTGCCGGCGACGATTTCAAATCGGGACAAACCAAGCTAAAGTCAGTGTTGGTTGACTTTTTGGTGGGCGCTGGCATTAAGCCAGTCTCCATTGTGAGCTACAATCATTTGGGTAACAATGATGGCAAGAACTTGTCGGCGCCGCAGCAGTTCCGCTCTAAGGAG ATTTCCAAGAGCAATGTTGTCGACGATATGGTCGAATCGAACGATGTACTCTACAAACCCAACGAGCATCCCGATCATGTGGTGGTCATCAAATACGTACCCTATGTTGGCGACAGCAAGCGTGCCATGGATGAGTACACCTCGGAAATTATGATGGGCGGTCACAACACGCTCGTCATACACAACACCTGTGAGGATTCACTACTTGCCTCACCACTAATACTAGACTTGGTCATACTCGGCGAATTATGCTCACGCATACAGATCAAGAGTAATGAACGCGCCGACGCACCTTGGGTCTCCTTCAAACCGGTGCTCTCGCTGCTCAGCTACCTATGCAAGGCCCCATTGGTGCCACGTGGCACACAAGTTGTGAATTCACTCTTCCGTCAACGTTCCGCCATTGAGAATATTTTACGCGGCTGTATTGGTCTGCCACCCAATTCACACATGATGTTGGAACAACGTTTCAACTTTGCGTCGATCACCAATGAGCCCCCCACAAAGAAATTGAAGAGCGTGTCGAATGGTTGTGAATTGAATACCAAATGCGCCAATGGTCATGTTGCCAAAGCATCTAATGGTCATTATGCCAATGGCAATGCGAATGGCCACACGAATGGTCTCACTCATTAG